The Microbacterium sp. KUDC0406 genome includes a window with the following:
- a CDS encoding S8 family peptidase: protein MSPIRTLRGIVAIATVAASLALTGVAPASAATPTPAPVATTDPTPPPVADDPADPVRASEYWLDGARVREAWHTTRGKGATIAIIDTGIGRPPGVFDGAVADGTDVSGSGTPDGRTPLGTKDKNHGTWVASLAGARGQEDGTGMIGIAPEAKLLSISIGFEAAAVVPFTEQIAKAMRWAVDHGADVINLSLTTNTLDWDESWDEAFLYAYDHDVVVVVAAGNRGSGTSIVGAPATIPGVLTVGGVDQHGNASVEASTQGITIGISAPSEGLRGVSADGTVVTWDGTSGAAPIVAGVAALVRSAHPGLDANNVINRIIRTAIPVPGVKKLPDPLYGYGLLDAEAAVTADVAKVSKNPMGDLEEWIRLYRRAKSDPEPEPTVTPIAVPPLPAADAPTKPGSPLLPSAESLRYGTLPLLALTVPGILIGLGVTAAARRIRSARDRRTPSP, encoded by the coding sequence ATGAGCCCGATCAGGACGCTGCGCGGCATCGTCGCGATCGCGACGGTGGCGGCATCCCTCGCCCTGACAGGGGTCGCACCGGCCTCGGCCGCGACGCCGACGCCGGCGCCCGTCGCCACGACCGATCCCACGCCGCCGCCGGTCGCCGACGATCCGGCCGATCCCGTCCGGGCGTCCGAGTACTGGCTCGACGGCGCCCGCGTCCGCGAGGCCTGGCACACCACACGAGGCAAGGGCGCGACGATCGCGATCATCGACACGGGCATCGGGCGCCCGCCCGGCGTCTTCGACGGCGCCGTCGCGGACGGCACCGATGTGTCCGGCAGCGGCACGCCGGACGGCCGCACCCCGCTGGGCACCAAGGACAAGAACCATGGCACCTGGGTCGCCTCTCTGGCGGGCGCGCGAGGTCAGGAGGATGGCACGGGCATGATCGGCATCGCCCCCGAGGCGAAGCTGCTCTCGATCTCGATCGGCTTCGAGGCCGCCGCCGTCGTGCCGTTCACTGAGCAGATCGCGAAGGCGATGCGCTGGGCCGTCGACCACGGCGCCGACGTCATCAACCTGTCCTTGACGACGAACACCCTGGACTGGGACGAGAGCTGGGACGAGGCGTTCCTGTACGCCTACGACCACGACGTCGTCGTGGTCGTCGCGGCGGGCAACCGCGGCAGCGGCACGTCGATCGTCGGCGCCCCGGCGACGATCCCCGGGGTTCTCACCGTCGGCGGCGTCGACCAGCACGGCAACGCGAGCGTCGAGGCCTCGACGCAGGGCATCACGATCGGCATCTCGGCGCCGAGCGAGGGACTGCGCGGAGTCTCCGCCGACGGCACCGTCGTCACCTGGGACGGCACCAGCGGAGCGGCACCCATCGTGGCCGGCGTGGCGGCACTGGTGCGCTCCGCGCACCCCGGGCTGGACGCGAACAACGTCATCAACCGGATCATCCGGACCGCGATCCCGGTGCCGGGGGTGAAGAAGCTGCCCGATCCGCTCTACGGGTACGGGCTTCTGGACGCCGAGGCCGCGGTGACCGCCGACGTGGCCAAGGTGTCGAAGAACCCGATGGGCGACCTCGAGGAGTGGATCCGGCTGTACCGCCGGGCCAAGAGCGACCCCGAGCCCGAGCCGACGGTGACGCCGATCGCGGTGCCGCCGCTGCCCGCGGCGGACGCCCCGACGAAGCCCGGTTCGCCGCTGCTGCCGAGTGCCGAATCACTGCGGTACGGTACCCTGCCGCTTCTTGCGCTCACGGTACCTGGTATTCTGATCGGGCTTGGCGTCACCGCAGCTGCCCGGCGCATCCGTTCGGCGCGCGATCGACGCACGCCTTCCCCATGA
- a CDS encoding DUF501 domain-containing protein, with amino-acid sequence MTTPPFDAPTPAEIAVVSAQLGRTARGVVGIAARCVCGNPTVVATSPRLDDGSPFPTFYYLTHPAATAAMSTLEAEHVMPELAAMLEDEDVAAQYRRAHEAFLADRAQFGDVPEIAGVSSGGMPTRVKCLHALAGHALAAGPGVNPIGDAALARSSWSPGRCACTEPGAARGDSAG; translated from the coding sequence GTGACGACTCCGCCCTTCGACGCCCCCACTCCCGCCGAGATCGCGGTCGTCTCCGCACAGCTGGGCCGCACCGCTCGCGGGGTCGTGGGCATCGCCGCGCGCTGCGTGTGCGGCAACCCGACGGTCGTCGCCACGTCCCCCCGGCTGGATGACGGGTCGCCGTTCCCCACGTTCTACTACCTCACGCATCCTGCCGCGACGGCGGCGATGTCCACGCTCGAGGCGGAGCACGTCATGCCGGAGCTCGCCGCGATGCTCGAGGACGAAGACGTCGCCGCTCAGTACCGGCGTGCGCATGAGGCGTTCCTCGCCGATCGCGCGCAGTTCGGCGACGTGCCCGAGATCGCGGGCGTCTCCTCCGGAGGCATGCCGACGCGCGTGAAGTGCCTGCACGCGCTGGCCGGTCACGCCCTCGCGGCGGGTCCCGGCGTGAACCCGATCGGCGACGCCGCACTGGCGCGGTCGAGCTGGTCGCCCGGACGCTGCGCCTGCACCGAGCCCGGCGCCGCGCGCGGAGACTCCGCCGGATGA
- a CDS encoding FtsB family cell division protein, whose amino-acid sequence MLSLVVLGAWVLVPSLGTYLDQRQKIAAVEASVQVTEEQIAALEQERERWNDPAYISTQARERLYYVKPGEVPYLVDNDLDPAALPKEQVPVSDELVERRADWMPQLLRSIAGAGLAKNAVETPLR is encoded by the coding sequence ATGCTGTCGCTGGTGGTGCTGGGCGCCTGGGTGCTGGTGCCGAGTCTCGGCACCTACCTCGACCAGCGGCAGAAGATCGCCGCCGTCGAGGCGTCGGTGCAGGTCACCGAGGAGCAGATCGCAGCGCTCGAGCAGGAGCGCGAGCGATGGAACGATCCGGCGTACATCAGCACGCAGGCGCGCGAGCGGCTGTACTACGTCAAGCCCGGCGAGGTGCCCTACCTCGTCGACAACGACCTCGACCCCGCCGCACTGCCCAAGGAGCAGGTCCCGGTGAGCGACGAGCTCGTCGAGCGAAGGGCCGATTGGATGCCGCAGCTGCTGCGCAGCATCGCCGGCGCCGGTCTCGCGAAGAACGCCGTCGAGACACCGCTGCGCTGA
- the eno gene encoding phosphopyruvate hydratase, translating to MALIEAVGAREILDSRGNPTVEVEVLLDDGIVQRAAVPSGASTGAFEAYELRDGDKSRYGGKGVLKAVEAVIDELGPAIEGVEASEQRVIDEILIEVDGTDNKGRVGANAILGVSLATAKAAADSADLPLFRYLGGPNAHLLPVPLFNVINGGSHADNGIDMQEFFLAPIGADTFSEALRWGTEVYHVLKGELKAAGFATGLGDEGGFAPDLPSNREGLEFLVKAIEKAGFTPGADIALGLDAAATEFFNEGVYRLDGKDWDAAALTDYYVGLVSDFPIVTIEDALAEDDWDGWKALTEKLGSQIQLVGDDLFVTNPERLQKGIDLGVANSLLVKVNQIGTLSETLDAINLAHRSGYTTMLSHRSGETEDTTIADLVVAVNSGQIKSGAPARSERVAKYNQLLRIEEELGDAAVFAGRSAFPRFKG from the coding sequence GTGGCATTGATCGAGGCTGTAGGCGCTCGCGAGATCCTGGACTCGCGCGGAAACCCGACCGTCGAGGTGGAGGTGCTCCTCGACGACGGCATCGTGCAGCGCGCCGCCGTCCCCTCCGGTGCGTCCACCGGAGCCTTCGAGGCGTACGAGCTGCGCGACGGCGACAAGAGCCGGTACGGCGGCAAGGGCGTGCTGAAGGCCGTCGAGGCCGTCATCGACGAGCTCGGCCCCGCCATCGAGGGCGTGGAGGCGAGCGAGCAGCGCGTCATCGACGAGATCCTCATCGAGGTCGACGGCACCGACAACAAGGGCCGCGTCGGCGCGAACGCCATCCTCGGCGTCAGCCTCGCCACAGCCAAGGCCGCGGCCGACTCGGCCGATCTGCCCCTGTTCCGCTACCTGGGCGGCCCGAACGCGCACCTGCTGCCGGTCCCGCTGTTCAACGTCATCAACGGCGGCTCGCACGCCGACAACGGCATCGACATGCAGGAGTTCTTCCTCGCCCCGATCGGTGCCGACACGTTCTCCGAGGCGCTGCGCTGGGGCACCGAGGTCTACCACGTGCTCAAGGGCGAGCTGAAGGCCGCCGGCTTCGCGACCGGACTGGGTGACGAGGGCGGCTTCGCCCCCGACCTGCCCAGCAACCGCGAGGGCCTGGAATTCCTGGTCAAGGCGATCGAGAAGGCCGGCTTCACGCCCGGCGCCGACATCGCGCTGGGCCTGGACGCCGCCGCCACCGAGTTCTTCAACGAGGGCGTGTACCGCCTCGATGGCAAGGACTGGGACGCCGCCGCGCTCACCGACTACTACGTCGGCCTGGTGTCGGACTTCCCGATCGTCACGATCGAGGACGCCCTCGCCGAGGACGACTGGGACGGCTGGAAGGCCCTGACCGAGAAGCTCGGATCGCAGATCCAGCTCGTCGGCGACGATCTGTTCGTCACCAACCCGGAGCGCCTGCAGAAGGGCATCGACCTCGGTGTCGCGAACTCGCTGCTGGTCAAGGTGAACCAGATCGGCACGCTGTCCGAGACGCTGGACGCGATCAACCTCGCACACCGCTCGGGCTACACCACGATGCTCTCGCACCGCTCGGGCGAGACCGAGGACACCACGATCGCCGACCTCGTCGTCGCCGTGAACTCGGGCCAGATCAAGAGCGGCGCGCCCGCTCGCAGTGAGCGGGTCGCGAAGTACAATCAGCTTCTGCGCATCGAGGAGGAGCTGGGCGACGCCGCGGTCTTCGCCGGCCGGTCCGCCTTCCCGCGTTTCAAGGGCTGA
- a CDS encoding O-methyltransferase yields MDPTRENWRSADDYLSETLVGHDPALEAALVAQQDAGMPAIEVAPVSGKLLNLLVRISGARRVLEIGTLGGYSTIWMARGVGDEGRVVTIEAEAENAAVARASIDAAGVGERVDIRIGRAADVLPTLVGGFDLVFIDADKESNTIYLDWAAKLGHPGTVVVVDNIGRDGEIANAGSTDSMVVGTQDALRMLGADPRFDATALQTVGLKGWDGVAIALVV; encoded by the coding sequence ATGGATCCCACACGCGAGAACTGGCGCTCGGCCGACGACTACCTGTCCGAGACGCTCGTCGGGCACGATCCCGCGCTCGAGGCCGCGCTCGTCGCGCAGCAGGATGCCGGGATGCCGGCGATCGAGGTCGCCCCGGTCTCCGGCAAGCTGCTGAACCTGCTGGTGCGGATCAGCGGTGCGCGCCGCGTGCTCGAGATCGGCACGCTCGGCGGGTACTCCACGATCTGGATGGCCAGGGGCGTCGGCGACGAAGGAAGGGTCGTGACGATCGAGGCCGAGGCCGAGAACGCCGCGGTCGCCAGGGCGAGCATCGACGCCGCGGGAGTCGGCGAGCGGGTCGACATCCGCATCGGACGGGCCGCCGACGTGCTGCCGACCCTCGTCGGCGGGTTCGACCTGGTCTTCATCGACGCGGACAAGGAGTCCAACACGATCTACCTGGACTGGGCGGCGAAGCTGGGGCACCCGGGCACCGTGGTCGTCGTCGACAACATCGGCCGCGACGGTGAGATCGCGAATGCGGGCAGCACCGACTCGATGGTGGTCGGCACCCAGGACGCACTGCGGATGCTGGGCGCGGACCCGCGCTTCGACGCCACCGCGCTGCAGACCGTGGGGCTCAAGGGCTGGGACGGCGTCGCGATCGCCCTCGTGGTCTGA